In Nicotiana tabacum cultivar K326 chromosome 17, ASM71507v2, whole genome shotgun sequence, one DNA window encodes the following:
- the LOC107778493 gene encoding GDSL esterase/lipase At2g23540-like: MAMTNYNYGLIVLLLLINLIAFATSADIDDDLGFGASYIFGDSLVDAGNNNYLQTLSKANIPPNGIDFKASGGNPTGRYTNGRTIGDIVGEGLGQPHYATPYLAPNCTGRAILYGVNYASGGGGIMNGTGRIFVNRLSMDIQIDYFNITRKEISKLLGESKARDYIMKKSIFSITVGSNDFLNNYLLPVLSIGTRITESPDAFIDDLLSHLKAQLTRLYKLDARKFIIGNVGPIGCIPYQKTINQLKENECVELANKLALQYNARLKDMLAEMNKNLDGATFVHANVYDLVMEVITNYDKYGFVTATKACCGNGGQFAGIVPCGPTSSMCSDRDKHVFWDPYHPSEAANLIIAKQLLEGDPKYISPVNLKQLRDL; this comes from the exons ATGGCCATGACAAATTATAACTATGGTTTGATCGTGCTTCTTTTGCTCATTAATCTTATCGCTTTCGCGACTTCTGCTGATATTGATGATGATTTGGGATTTGGAGCTTCGTATATTTTTGGAGATTCTTTAGTAGATGCAGGAAATAATAACTATTTACAAACCTTATCAAAGGCTAATATTCCACCTAATGGCATAGATTTTAAAGCTTCTGGAGGGAACCCTACTGGTCGCTATACCAATGGAAGAACCATAGGAGACATTGTTG GAGAGGGACTGGGCCAACCCCATTATGCCACACCATATCTTGCTCCAAATTGCACAGGAAGAGCTATTTTATACGGAGTTAATTATGCATCAGGAGGTGGTGGAATTATGAATGGCACTGGAAGAATATTT GTAAACAGGCTTTCAATGGACATCCAAATTGATTATTTCAACATTACTAGAAAAGAAATCAGTAAGCTATTGGGTGAATCAAAGGCAAGGGATTATATCATGAAAAAATCCATTTTCTCAATCACAGTTGGGTCCAACGATTTCCTCAACAATTACCTTCTTCCTGTACTTTCTATTGGTACAAGAATAACCGAATCCCCAGATGCCTTCATTGATGATCTTCTCAGTCACTTGAAGGCACAACTTACG AGATTGTACAAACTGGATGCAAGAAAATTTATAATTGGGAACGTCGGACCAATTGGTTGCATCCCATACCAAAAGACAATTAACCAGTTGAAGGAAAACGAATGCGTGGAATTAGCAAACAAGCTAGCACTTCAATACAATGCTAGATTGAAAGATATGCTCGCTGAAATGAACAAAAACCTCGACGGAGCAACTTTTGTACATGCAAATGTTTACGATCTTGTTATGGAAGTTATCACCAATTATGACAAATATG GATTTGTAACTGCGACAAAAGCTTGCTGTGGAAATGGAGGGCAATTTGCTGGTATAGTTCCATGTGGACCAACGTCTAGTATGTGTTCAGATCGTGACAAACATGTATTTTGGGATCCTTATCATCCAAGTGAAGCTGCTAATCTTATAATTGCCAAACAATTGCTGGAGGGTGACCCCAAATATATATCTCCCGTGAATCTTAAACAGCTTCGAGATCTCtaa